In the genome of Paracoccus tegillarcae, one region contains:
- a CDS encoding queuosine precursor transporter codes for MIRYLPGTLAMAVIVAASNILVQYQLGNWLTYGALSYPIAFLVTDVMNRVYGPAAARRVVLSGFVIGVVCSLIAAGLNVTTLRIAIASGTAFLVAQLLDVAVFDSLRGGAWWRAPLASTLVGSLVDTSLFFSIAFSSGLSFIDPADNVGWANEVLPLLGMGPAVPLWVSLAFADWLVKLTLALLALVPFRIIINNLLSKTQEI; via the coding sequence ATGATCCGCTATCTTCCTGGCACGCTTGCCATGGCCGTCATCGTTGCGGCCTCGAATATCCTTGTGCAATACCAGCTGGGCAACTGGCTCACCTATGGTGCACTCAGCTATCCCATCGCCTTTCTGGTCACCGATGTGATGAACCGCGTCTACGGCCCCGCTGCCGCCCGCCGCGTGGTCCTGTCGGGATTTGTGATCGGCGTTGTCTGCTCATTGATCGCAGCCGGGCTGAACGTCACCACCCTGCGCATCGCCATTGCCTCTGGCACGGCCTTTCTGGTGGCACAGTTGCTGGATGTCGCCGTGTTCGACAGCCTGCGCGGTGGGGCATGGTGGCGCGCGCCGCTGGCCTCGACGCTGGTTGGCTCTCTGGTCGACACTTCGCTGTTCTTTTCGATCGCCTTCTCGTCGGGGCTGTCATTCATCGACCCCGCCGATAATGTTGGCTGGGCGAATGAGGTCCTGCCGCTGCTGGGCATGGGTCCGGCAGTGCCGCTTTGGGTATCGCTGGCCTTCGCAGATTGGCTGGTCAAATTGACGTTGGCTCTACTGGCTCTTGTGCCCTTCCGCATCATCATCAACAATTTGTTGAGCAAGACACAAGAAATCTGA
- a CDS encoding acetyl-CoA C-acyltransferase family protein, producing the protein MTDIVILSGARTAIGTFGGSLAAIPPIDLASTVTKAAIERAGIDADKIGTVVFGHVINTEPRDMYLSRVAMLDAGVPETTPAMNVNRLCGSGAQAIVSAVQALQLGDADFAVAGGAESMSRAPYAVPSARFGAKMGDQKMLDMMTGALTCPMGTGHMGVTAENVAAENEITREQQDEFALQSQNRAANAIKEGYFKEQIVPVEIKTRKGMVAFDTDEHPKETSIEKLGGLKTVFQKDGSVTAGNASGINDGAAAVVLARAEAAEAAGLKPRAKVLGYAVAGVPPRIMGIGPVPAVRKLMEKTGLSIGDFDVIESNEAFASQALAVSKELGMDPAKVNPNGGAIALGHPVGATGAILTVKALYELERTGGKRGLITMCIGGGQGIAIAIELV; encoded by the coding sequence ATGACCGATATCGTCATCCTGTCCGGTGCGCGCACAGCCATTGGCACCTTCGGCGGCAGCCTTGCCGCAATTCCACCGATCGACCTGGCATCGACCGTCACAAAGGCGGCAATCGAGCGTGCGGGCATTGACGCTGACAAGATCGGCACGGTCGTGTTTGGCCATGTCATCAACACCGAGCCACGCGACATGTACCTGTCGCGCGTGGCGATGCTGGATGCGGGGGTGCCCGAAACTACACCTGCGATGAATGTGAACAGGCTCTGCGGTTCCGGTGCGCAGGCCATCGTTTCGGCGGTCCAGGCGCTGCAATTGGGCGATGCGGATTTCGCCGTTGCCGGCGGCGCCGAAAGCATGAGCCGCGCACCGTATGCGGTGCCCTCGGCCCGGTTCGGCGCAAAGATGGGCGACCAAAAGATGCTGGACATGATGACCGGCGCGCTGACCTGTCCGATGGGCACGGGTCATATGGGTGTAACAGCGGAAAACGTGGCCGCCGAAAACGAGATCACCCGCGAACAGCAGGACGAATTTGCCCTGCAATCACAGAACCGCGCGGCAAATGCGATCAAGGAGGGCTATTTCAAGGAGCAGATCGTCCCGGTCGAGATCAAGACGCGCAAGGGCATGGTCGCCTTTGACACGGACGAACACCCCAAGGAAACCAGCATCGAAAAGCTGGGCGGCCTGAAAACCGTGTTCCAAAAGGATGGCAGCGTCACCGCGGGCAATGCCAGCGGTATCAATGACGGCGCGGCAGCAGTGGTTCTGGCCCGCGCCGAGGCCGCCGAGGCCGCCGGGCTCAAGCCGCGCGCCAAGGTGCTGGGCTATGCCGTGGCAGGCGTGCCGCCGCGGATCATGGGCATCGGGCCGGTCCCGGCGGTCAGGAAGCTGATGGAAAAGACCGGATTGAGCATCGGCGATTTCGACGTGATCGAATCGAACGAGGCTTTTGCCTCGCAGGCGCTGGCGGTCAGCAAGGAACTGGGCATGGATCCGGCCAAGGTGAACCCGAACGGCGGTGCGATTGCCTTGGGCCATCCGGTCGGCGCAACCGGTGCGATCCTGACCGTTAAGGCCCTTTACGAGCTAGAGCGGACAGGCGGAAAACGCGGCCTGATCACCATGTGCATCGGCGGCGGGCAGGGCATCGCCATCGCCATCGAACTGGTCTGA
- a CDS encoding winged helix-turn-helix domain-containing protein: protein MSVQSEPPRIKLRLEFGDELVLGPGKAELLEGIAQLGSISAAGRRMKMSYKRAWSLVEEMNAAFREPLVDSSRGGPGGGGAALTTAGQTVLAHFRALEVLVRQQGQVQIDGIGGMLADMPDGK from the coding sequence ATGAGCGTTCAGTCCGAACCACCCCGTATCAAGTTGCGCCTCGAGTTCGGCGATGAACTGGTCCTTGGCCCGGGCAAGGCCGAGCTGTTGGAGGGGATCGCGCAGCTTGGTTCGATCTCGGCAGCCGGGCGGCGCATGAAGATGAGCTACAAGCGCGCCTGGTCGCTGGTCGAGGAAATGAACGCCGCCTTTCGCGAGCCTCTGGTGGATAGCAGCCGAGGCGGGCCGGGTGGCGGTGGTGCTGCGCTGACGACGGCGGGGCAGACCGTGCTGGCCCATTTTCGCGCGTTGGAGGTGCTGGTCAGGCAGCAAGGGCAGGTGCAGATCGACGGTATTGGCGGGATGCTGGCCGATATGCCCGATGGGAAATAA
- the modA gene encoding molybdate ABC transporter substrate-binding protein: protein MRLALAAVLSLFVLPVQAEEITVFAAASLKTAMDQIAADWQEQTGDMVLVSYGGSSALGRQIVQGAPADLFISASPAWMDEVEAAGLVQPGSRRDLLGNTLVLIASGEADPLTAVPADPVAMLDGGKLAMALVDAVPAGQYGKQALQSLGVWDAMEPHVAQADNVRAALALVATGAAPYGVTYASDAIAEPRVTAVYTFPDGSHDPITYPAALTTDAAPAAAAFHDALSGPEAAAIFRANGFIPLT from the coding sequence ATGCGTCTCGCCCTTGCCGCCGTCCTGTCTCTCTTTGTCCTGCCAGTGCAGGCCGAAGAGATCACCGTCTTTGCCGCCGCCAGCCTGAAAACCGCGATGGATCAGATCGCCGCCGACTGGCAGGAACAGACAGGCGATATGGTTTTGGTGTCTTATGGTGGTTCGTCGGCATTGGGGCGACAGATCGTGCAGGGCGCGCCGGCTGATCTGTTCATTTCGGCCTCGCCGGCATGGATGGATGAGGTAGAGGCCGCCGGGCTGGTTCAGCCGGGCAGCCGCCGCGATCTATTGGGCAATACGCTGGTCCTGATCGCCAGTGGTGAGGCCGACCCGCTGACCGCAGTGCCCGCCGATCCGGTCGCGATGCTGGATGGCGGCAAGCTGGCCATGGCGCTGGTCGATGCCGTGCCTGCTGGGCAGTATGGCAAGCAGGCGCTGCAATCTCTGGGCGTTTGGGACGCAATGGAACCGCATGTCGCGCAGGCCGACAATGTCCGCGCGGCATTGGCGCTGGTCGCCACCGGCGCCGCGCCCTATGGCGTTACCTATGCCAGCGACGCCATAGCCGAGCCAAGGGTGACGGCGGTCTATACGTTTCCCGACGGTAGCCACGATCCGATCACCTATCCCGCCGCGCTGACCACCGATGCGGCACCCGCTGCCGCAGCCTTTCATGACGCCCTGTCCGGACCCGAGGCCGCCGCGATCTTTCGCGCAAATGGCTTCATACCGCTGACATGA